In the genome of Cyanobium sp. ATX 6F1, one region contains:
- a CDS encoding potassium channel family protein produces MSGWWQWAGSDAPLENSFAVIGVGRFGSAVCKELAAAGAPVLAIDMNQRAIDELRQLDPAIEARVVDCTDEEALRAAGLFELSTVVVAISEPIEVSITATLIAKDSADSRVNQVIARASSDLHEKMLLRVGADKVVFPSRMQGARLGRELIRPNLLERLRLDDTNSIEEIRVPKAFIGRSLREINLRKSYGVSVLAAGRAERLLVNPPASLTLNEGELLVVMGPTEALESLPSS; encoded by the coding sequence ATGAGCGGTTGGTGGCAATGGGCTGGCAGCGATGCCCCCTTGGAAAACAGCTTCGCGGTGATCGGCGTTGGTCGTTTTGGCAGCGCCGTCTGCAAGGAACTGGCGGCGGCCGGGGCCCCGGTGCTGGCGATCGACATGAACCAGCGGGCCATCGACGAGCTTCGTCAGCTCGATCCGGCGATCGAAGCCCGGGTGGTGGATTGCACCGACGAGGAAGCCCTCCGGGCCGCCGGCCTGTTCGAATTGAGCACCGTGGTGGTGGCGATCAGCGAACCGATCGAGGTCAGCATCACGGCCACCTTGATTGCCAAGGACAGCGCCGACAGCCGCGTCAACCAGGTGATCGCGCGGGCCAGCAGCGATCTGCACGAAAAGATGCTGCTGCGGGTCGGCGCCGACAAGGTGGTCTTCCCCTCGCGCATGCAGGGAGCTCGGCTGGGCCGTGAGCTGATCCGCCCGAACCTGCTGGAGCGCCTGCGCCTCGACGACACCAACAGCATCGAGGAGATCCGGGTGCCCAAGGCCTTCATTGGGCGCTCCCTGCGGGAGATCAACCTGCGCAAGAGCTACGGGGTCAGCGTGCTGGCGGCGGGGCGCGCCGAGAGGCTGCTGGTCAATCCCCCCGCCTCCTTGACCCTCAATGAAGGCGAGTTGCTGGTGGTGATGGGGCCCACCGAGGCGCTCGAATCCTTGCCCTCGAGCTGA
- a CDS encoding peroxiredoxin has translation MTLLLGDTVPDFTQDSQLGPINLYDFAEGSWVVLFSHPADYTPVCTTELGEVAKLRPEWEKRNVKTLALSVDSAESHKGWIPDINETQHTTVDYPILADGDKKVSDLYGLIHPNALNNLTVRSVFVIDPNKKLRLQITYPASTGRNFDEILRVIDSLQLTDHHSVATPVNWKDGEDCVVVPSISTEDAKVKFTKGVTEVKPYLRFTPQPNK, from the coding sequence ATGACACTGCTCCTCGGGGATACCGTTCCCGATTTCACCCAGGATTCCCAACTGGGTCCGATCAACCTTTACGACTTCGCTGAAGGCAGCTGGGTGGTGCTGTTCTCCCACCCCGCCGACTACACCCCGGTCTGCACCACCGAACTCGGTGAAGTGGCCAAGCTGCGCCCCGAGTGGGAGAAGCGCAACGTCAAGACCCTGGCCCTGAGCGTCGACTCGGCGGAAAGCCACAAGGGCTGGATCCCCGACATCAATGAGACCCAGCACACCACGGTCGACTACCCGATCCTGGCCGATGGCGACAAGAAGGTCAGCGACCTCTACGGCCTGATCCACCCCAACGCCCTCAACAACCTGACGGTGCGCTCGGTGTTCGTCATCGACCCCAACAAGAAGCTGCGCCTGCAGATCACCTACCCCGCCAGCACGGGCCGCAACTTCGATGAGATCCTGCGGGTGATCGATTCCCTGCAGCTCACCGATCACCACTCCGTGGCCACCCCGGTAAACTGGAAGGACGGCGAAGACTGTGTGGTGGTGCCCTCGATCTCCACCGAGGACGCCAAGGTCAAGTTCACCAAGGGCGTCACCGAGGTCAAGCCCTACCTGCGCTTCACCCCCCAGCCCAACAAATAA
- the hflX gene encoding GTPase HflX has product MKQAVLLGRTAGLRPSVQRRLERLSQRRHPEGGGADLLTLQRLAAESRELELPLSLVVDGRGLGRLLWVGPLEQSGRLLERLPGSQRRQGTDLRLFTCVGRSRQLEPQASEATVGLDLHPLFWLRFSDHAEAGGRWPAADFAPGGSAGQPWQPLASGELAELCEPGALGAKEPEAPEPSRRIEGPERVLLLALTPGDPLQAQRDVAELEGLVRSAGGEPVGLVQQRRQQVSPQTVWGEGKVQEAALEARRVGATLVVTDRELSPGQARNLERLLDLPVSDRSELILDIFAQRASSSAGRLQVELAQLRYRLPRLSGRGLSLSRQGGGIGTRGPGETQLEKDRRTIASRVDRLQKEVKQLGEHRSRLRQGRRGQRRLALVGYTNAGKSSLLNALTKPVAGQEALAENKLFATLDPTTRRLDQPNPAGGPPSSVLLTDTVGFIRDLPPPLVEAFRSTLEETLEADQLLIVVDLSDPAWVNQLITVEAILDGLGSTAPRRLVGNQIDRCPAEALEQARLRDPQALFVSATAGLGLERLRDWLFDPGGAVRS; this is encoded by the coding sequence ATGAAGCAGGCCGTTCTGCTGGGGCGCACGGCGGGATTACGCCCCTCCGTGCAGCGGCGCCTGGAGCGGCTCTCCCAGCGCCGCCACCCCGAAGGCGGCGGCGCCGACCTGCTCACCCTCCAGCGGCTGGCGGCGGAAAGCCGGGAGCTGGAACTGCCCCTGAGCCTGGTGGTGGACGGCCGCGGCCTGGGCCGCCTGCTCTGGGTGGGGCCCCTGGAGCAGTCGGGGCGCCTGCTGGAGCGGCTGCCCGGCTCCCAACGGCGCCAGGGCACGGACCTGCGCCTGTTCACCTGCGTGGGCCGCAGCCGTCAGCTGGAGCCCCAGGCGAGCGAAGCGACCGTGGGGCTCGACCTCCATCCACTGTTCTGGCTGCGCTTCTCCGACCACGCCGAAGCGGGGGGCCGCTGGCCGGCGGCGGACTTCGCCCCCGGTGGCAGCGCCGGCCAGCCCTGGCAGCCCCTGGCCAGTGGCGAGCTGGCCGAGCTCTGCGAGCCCGGGGCCCTGGGGGCCAAGGAGCCGGAGGCCCCCGAACCAAGCCGGCGCATCGAGGGACCGGAGCGGGTGTTGCTGCTGGCCCTGACCCCCGGTGATCCGCTGCAGGCCCAGCGGGACGTGGCCGAACTGGAGGGGCTGGTGCGCAGCGCCGGCGGGGAACCCGTGGGGCTCGTGCAGCAACGCCGCCAACAGGTTTCCCCCCAGACGGTGTGGGGGGAGGGCAAGGTGCAGGAGGCGGCCCTGGAGGCCCGCCGGGTGGGGGCCACCCTGGTGGTCACTGACCGTGAACTGAGCCCCGGGCAGGCCCGCAACCTGGAGCGGTTGCTGGATCTGCCGGTGAGCGACCGCAGCGAGCTGATCCTCGATATTTTTGCCCAGCGCGCCTCCAGCAGCGCCGGACGCCTGCAGGTGGAACTGGCCCAGCTGCGCTACCGCCTGCCGCGGCTGAGCGGGCGGGGCCTGAGCCTCTCGCGCCAGGGGGGGGGCATCGGCACCCGGGGCCCGGGCGAAACCCAGCTGGAAAAAGATCGCCGCACCATCGCCAGCCGCGTCGACCGACTGCAGAAGGAGGTGAAACAACTGGGGGAGCACCGCTCACGGCTGCGTCAGGGCCGCCGCGGCCAGCGGCGCCTTGCGCTGGTGGGCTACACCAATGCCGGCAAATCCTCGCTGCTCAATGCCCTCACCAAGCCGGTGGCGGGGCAGGAGGCCCTGGCGGAAAACAAGCTGTTTGCCACCCTCGATCCCACCACCCGCCGGCTGGACCAGCCCAATCCAGCCGGAGGTCCCCCCAGCAGCGTGTTGCTCACCGACACGGTGGGCTTCATCCGCGACCTGCCGCCGCCGCTGGTGGAGGCCTTTCGCTCCACCCTCGAGGAAACCCTGGAGGCCGACCAGCTGCTGATCGTGGTGGATCTCTCCGATCCGGCCTGGGTGAATCAGTTGATCACAGTGGAAGCGATTCTCGATGGCCTCGGCAGCACGGCCCCCCGGCGGCTGGTGGGCAACCAGATTGATCGCTGCCCGGCTGAGGCCCTGGAGCAGGCACGCCTACGCGATCCCCAGGCCCTGTTCGTCTCCGCCACCGCCGGCCTGGGACTGGAGAGGCTGCGGGATTGGCTGTTCGATCCCGGTGGGGCTGTTCGATCCTGA
- a CDS encoding NAD(P)/FAD-dependent oxidoreductase — MAANDALVVIAGGGFGGLYTSLALADRRPHPPILLIEPNERFLFLPLLYELLSGELRSWEIAPRYDSLLAGRGVAWLRDRVVRVDAERHCLQTAQGRELAYGRLVLATGARPESFGVPGVSEHALGFRSLADVERLQALVERLRLERRPLQRLAVIGGGPTGVELACKLADLLGDAAVIELIEQGGELLASGRSFNREQALAALQRKDVRLRTRTRVLAIETGAVQLSHQAGDHEGAVLETLRVDGVIWAAGSSASLPELQPIPPLGLGGRLTCGTDLSVVGLTDVFALGDGALVHDDDERPLPATAQVAFQQAELLARNLLHSFAGEPLEPFHWNDLGEMVSLGVGNASLTGLGFTLAGPTAFRLRQIAYLARLPGLPHQLKVAAGWLSDLSR; from the coding sequence GTGGCGGCCAACGATGCCCTGGTGGTGATCGCCGGTGGCGGCTTCGGGGGGCTTTACACCTCCCTGGCCCTGGCCGATCGCAGGCCGCACCCGCCGATCCTGCTGATCGAGCCCAATGAGCGGTTCCTCTTCCTGCCCCTGCTCTACGAGCTGCTGAGCGGCGAACTGCGCAGCTGGGAGATCGCCCCCCGCTACGACTCCCTGCTGGCGGGCCGCGGGGTGGCCTGGCTCCGTGACCGCGTGGTGCGTGTCGATGCCGAACGCCACTGCCTGCAAACGGCCCAGGGGCGCGAGCTGGCCTATGGCCGGCTGGTGCTGGCCACCGGCGCTCGCCCGGAGAGCTTCGGAGTGCCCGGCGTCAGCGAGCATGCCCTGGGCTTCCGCAGCCTGGCGGATGTGGAGCGGCTCCAGGCCCTGGTGGAGCGGCTGCGCCTCGAGCGGCGGCCCCTGCAGCGGCTGGCGGTGATCGGTGGCGGCCCCACAGGCGTGGAGCTGGCCTGCAAGCTGGCCGATCTGCTCGGCGATGCGGCCGTGATCGAACTGATCGAGCAGGGAGGCGAGTTGCTGGCCTCCGGCCGCTCCTTCAACCGCGAGCAGGCCCTGGCCGCCCTCCAGCGCAAAGACGTGCGCCTGCGCACCCGCACGCGGGTGCTGGCGATTGAAACGGGCGCCGTGCAGCTCAGCCACCAGGCCGGCGACCATGAGGGGGCCGTTCTGGAGACCCTGCGGGTCGATGGGGTGATCTGGGCCGCCGGCAGCTCAGCCTCCCTGCCCGAGCTGCAACCCATTCCGCCCCTGGGCCTCGGCGGCCGCCTGACCTGCGGCACTGACCTGAGCGTGGTCGGGCTGACGGACGTCTTCGCCCTCGGGGACGGGGCCCTGGTGCACGACGACGACGAACGGCCCCTGCCGGCCACCGCCCAGGTGGCCTTCCAACAGGCGGAGCTGCTGGCCCGCAACCTGCTCCACTCGTTCGCAGGTGAGCCCCTGGAGCCCTTCCACTGGAACGATCTGGGGGAAATGGTCAGCCTCGGTGTGGGCAACGCCAGCCTCACGGGCCTGGGGTTCACCCTGGCGGGCCCGACCGCCTTCCGCCTGCGCCAGATCGCCTATCTGGCGCGCCTGCCGGGCCTGCCCCACCAGCTGAAGGTGGCGGCGGGCTGGCTCTCGGATCTGAGCCGCTGA
- a CDS encoding anhydro-N-acetylmuramic acid kinase, which yields MRVLGLMSGTSADGVDAVLARFEGSPARPRWRLLQHSFQPYPAALRRALVAAGQGVPLSAADVLELAEAVSEAQAACARACDPEGRAELVGCHGQTLWHRPPAGGRRGASWQLLQGPLLAELLGRPVVFDFRAQDLALGGEGAPLVPAADAALLPAIGGWRAVLNLGGIANLTLLPPARGPDRHQKVRGWDCGPANTLLDLAVERFSSGTLPYDEDGRWAARGRVNEDLIACWLKEPYFLQAPPKSTGRELFGAPDLERRLAELASAGGRDPADSSNPAGSCDPADALASLTAFTAAVVAADLQRGVTPLELLVAGGGARNRTLMGELRRRCPGTQVRPLAELGIGDSQREALGFALLAWWHQKGCPGSLPSVTGASQAAVLGVRADPQGKAGR from the coding sequence ATGCGAGTGCTTGGCCTGATGAGCGGCACCAGCGCCGACGGGGTGGACGCGGTGCTGGCCCGCTTCGAGGGGTCGCCGGCTCGGCCCCGCTGGCGCCTGCTCCAACACAGCTTCCAGCCCTATCCGGCCGCGCTGCGCCGGGCGCTGGTGGCGGCCGGCCAGGGGGTTCCCCTCTCAGCCGCGGACGTGCTGGAACTGGCCGAAGCGGTCAGCGAAGCCCAGGCCGCCTGCGCCCGGGCCTGCGATCCCGAGGGTCGGGCGGAGCTGGTGGGCTGTCACGGCCAGACCCTCTGGCACCGGCCACCGGCTGGCGGGCGGCGGGGTGCCAGCTGGCAACTGCTCCAGGGTCCCCTGCTGGCGGAGCTGCTGGGACGGCCGGTGGTGTTCGACTTCCGCGCCCAGGATCTGGCCCTGGGCGGTGAAGGGGCGCCGCTGGTGCCGGCCGCCGACGCGGCCCTGTTGCCGGCGATCGGCGGCTGGCGGGCCGTGCTCAACCTGGGGGGCATCGCCAACCTCACCCTGCTGCCCCCGGCCAGGGGCCCAGACCGCCACCAGAAAGTGCGGGGCTGGGACTGCGGACCAGCCAACACCCTGCTGGATCTGGCGGTGGAGCGATTCAGCAGCGGCACGTTGCCCTACGACGAGGACGGCCGCTGGGCCGCCCGCGGGCGGGTGAACGAGGACCTGATCGCGTGCTGGCTGAAGGAGCCCTATTTCCTCCAGGCCCCACCGAAATCCACGGGGCGGGAACTGTTCGGCGCCCCCGACCTGGAGCGCCGCCTGGCCGAACTGGCCAGCGCAGGCGGCCGTGACCCTGCTGACTCCAGCAATCCTGCCGGCTCCTGCGATCCTGCCGATGCCCTCGCCAGCCTCACCGCCTTCACCGCCGCCGTGGTGGCCGCCGATCTGCAACGGGGCGTCACCCCGCTGGAGCTGCTGGTGGCCGGCGGCGGCGCCCGCAATCGCACCCTGATGGGGGAGTTGCGCCGGCGTTGCCCGGGCACCCAGGTGCGGCCGTTGGCGGAGCTGGGAATCGGTGACAGCCAGCGGGAGGCCCTGGGCTTCGCCCTGCTCGCCTGGTGGCACCAGAAGGGATGTCCTGGGTCGCTGCCCTCGGTCACCGGCGCCTCCCAGGCGGCGGTGCTGGGGGTGCGGGCCGATCCCCAGGGGAAGGCCGGCCGGTAA
- a CDS encoding ribbon-helix-helix domain-containing protein, translated as MATRQTSTSGKPKSPRIQVVLPEELCAQLSAVAEAESRTVSNMAKVLIQQGLERIHRETPGRQSAPERGRSTIRQATDRLNTDAFREALEERSLERPSRLRGVPRRLRLQRPGPSPER; from the coding sequence GTGGCCACCCGTCAGACCTCCACCAGCGGCAAGCCCAAGTCACCGAGGATTCAGGTGGTCCTGCCGGAGGAGCTCTGCGCCCAACTCAGCGCCGTGGCCGAAGCGGAGTCGCGCACGGTCAGCAACATGGCCAAGGTGCTGATCCAGCAGGGTCTCGAGCGGATCCATCGGGAAACCCCTGGTCGCCAGAGCGCCCCTGAGCGCGGCAGGAGCACCATCCGCCAGGCCACCGACCGCCTGAACACCGACGCCTTCCGCGAAGCCCTGGAAGAACGCAGCCTGGAGCGCCCCAGCCGCCTGCGCGGGGTGCCCAGGCGGCTGCGGCTGCAGCGGCCGGGCCCCTCCCCGGAGCGCTGA
- a CDS encoding TrkH family potassium uptake protein, producing the protein MPLRPDPPEPWLAALVRWRRQLTVPQFTAVTGAVVIGGGSLLLATPLCSSDSVGLWEALFTATSAVTVTGLSIIDVGSELTFAGQLVLAALILTGGLGLMAITSFLQGLLQRRVDLQRRLDRGRALDEFGVGGIGDTFHRILITATALMGLGTAVLYVFGFSDIPNRGERLWAALFHAISAYNNAGFGLWSDSLVRYRSHPVVNLVIALLIVMGGIGWRVTQDLWSKRRRLRRLRQLSLHSTLVIQCTVGLILLGAVGLLATEHFATDGVVAPLGWWEKVQVVLFQSVTTRTAGFNTIPLSINTLSDAGLLLMISLMFIGASPGGTGGGIKTTTFAALLAATRSTLQGNTAVVIHDRQIPDKTVLRAVGVTLASVLFVIGMTLLLGLGRTAGGDSTTLQFTFLEKLFTCVSAFATVGLDLGVTAQLNRWGQLVLIVGMYVGRLGILLVLSALFKGGPQNRVGYPREDLYV; encoded by the coding sequence GTGCCCCTCCGCCCCGATCCGCCTGAACCATGGCTTGCCGCTCTGGTGCGCTGGCGCCGGCAGCTCACGGTGCCCCAGTTCACGGCGGTCACGGGCGCGGTGGTGATCGGTGGCGGCAGCCTGCTGCTGGCTACACCGCTGTGCTCCAGCGACAGCGTCGGCCTCTGGGAAGCCCTGTTCACCGCCACCTCGGCCGTCACCGTGACCGGCCTCTCGATCATTGATGTGGGCAGCGAGCTCACCTTTGCCGGCCAGCTGGTGCTGGCTGCGCTGATCCTCACCGGCGGCCTCGGCCTGATGGCGATCACCTCGTTCCTCCAGGGCCTGCTGCAGCGGCGGGTCGACCTGCAGCGGCGCCTTGACCGGGGCCGGGCCCTCGATGAGTTCGGAGTCGGGGGCATCGGCGACACCTTCCACCGAATCCTGATCACCGCCACCGCCTTGATGGGCCTGGGCACCGCCGTGCTCTATGTCTTCGGTTTCAGCGACATCCCCAACCGCGGAGAGCGGCTCTGGGCGGCCCTGTTTCACGCCATCAGCGCCTACAACAACGCCGGCTTCGGGCTCTGGAGCGACAGCCTGGTGCGCTACCGCAGCCACCCGGTGGTGAACCTGGTGATCGCCCTGCTCATCGTGATGGGGGGCATCGGCTGGCGGGTCACCCAAGACCTGTGGAGCAAGCGCCGGCGTCTGCGCAGGCTGCGGCAGCTCAGCCTGCACTCCACCCTGGTGATCCAGTGCACCGTGGGCCTGATCCTGCTGGGGGCCGTGGGCCTGCTGGCCACCGAGCACTTCGCCACCGACGGGGTGGTGGCGCCCCTGGGCTGGTGGGAGAAAGTTCAGGTGGTGCTGTTCCAGTCGGTGACCACCCGCACGGCCGGCTTCAACACCATCCCGCTCTCGATCAACACCCTCTCCGACGCCGGCCTATTGCTGATGATCAGCCTGATGTTCATCGGGGCCAGCCCCGGCGGCACCGGCGGCGGCATCAAGACCACCACCTTCGCCGCCCTGCTGGCCGCCACCCGCTCCACCCTGCAAGGGAACACCGCGGTGGTCATCCATGACCGCCAAATCCCGGACAAAACGGTGCTGCGGGCGGTAGGGGTGACCCTGGCCTCGGTGCTGTTCGTGATCGGCATGACCCTGCTGCTCGGTCTCGGTCGAACGGCCGGCGGAGACTCCACCACCCTGCAGTTCACCTTTCTAGAGAAACTGTTCACCTGTGTGTCGGCCTTCGCCACCGTGGGACTCGACCTGGGGGTGACGGCCCAGCTCAACCGCTGGGGCCAGTTGGTGCTGATCGTGGGGATGTATGTGGGTCGGCTGGGCATCCTGCTGGTGCTTTCGGCCCTGTTCAAGGGCGGCCCCCAGAATCGGGTCGGCTATCCCCGCGAAGATCTGTATGTCTAA
- a CDS encoding HAD-IA family hydrolase — translation MAPSAAIESAPMGPVRGLLFDAMGTLIGLRASVGTTYAAAAAGHGLELEAAAIDQVFGAVLRQAPPLAFSGLEGPELLAAERRWWGERIDETVQAAGGSPAPEALRHELFERYADPSLWRVYPGVAEHLQRWREQGLALAVVSNFDSRLIALLEGLALAPWFTAVVVSSAAGAAKPDPLPFQRALEALELEPQQVWHIGDSPEDEAGARAAGLRCLLIRHP, via the coding sequence ATGGCCCCGTCGGCCGCGATCGAATCGGCCCCGATGGGGCCCGTCAGGGGCTTGCTGTTCGATGCCATGGGCACCCTGATCGGCCTGCGGGCCTCCGTGGGCACCACCTACGCCGCCGCGGCCGCAGGCCATGGGCTGGAGCTGGAGGCCGCCGCCATCGACCAGGTCTTCGGCGCCGTGCTGCGCCAGGCTCCTCCGCTGGCTTTTTCGGGCCTGGAGGGCCCTGAGCTGCTGGCGGCGGAGCGGCGCTGGTGGGGGGAGCGCATCGATGAAACGGTGCAGGCGGCGGGTGGCAGCCCTGCCCCGGAGGCCCTGCGCCACGAGTTGTTCGAGCGCTATGCCGACCCTTCCCTGTGGCGGGTCTACCCCGGAGTGGCCGAGCACCTCCAGCGCTGGAGAGAGCAAGGCCTGGCCCTGGCGGTGGTCAGCAATTTCGATTCGCGCCTGATCGCTCTGCTGGAGGGTCTGGCTCTGGCGCCCTGGTTCACGGCGGTGGTGGTGTCCAGCGCCGCCGGGGCCGCCAAACCCGATCCGCTTCCCTTCCAGCGCGCCCTTGAGGCCCTGGAGCTCGAACCGCAGCAGGTCTGGCACATCGGCGACAGCCCCGAAGATGAAGCAGGCGCCCGCGCCGCAGGCCTGCGCTGCCTCTTGATTCGCCACCCATGA